AGGTTTTTCGATGACGTCCTCACACACCGAGTCCCACATCGCCGAAGCGGCGCCCTCGCCTGCGCTCGCGTCCACCGAGCCCTATCTGCGGCTCGATGGCATCACCGTGCGTTTTCCCGGCGTGCTCGCGCTTGACCAGGTATCGCTCGAAGTGCGGCGCGGCGAAGTGCACGGCTTGATGGGCGAGAACGGCGCCGGCAAATCGACGCTGCTCAAGGTGTTGTCCGGCGTGAATCAACCCGCGGCGGGCACCTTGTCGCTCGATGGCGTCGAACAGCAGTTCATCACGACGAAGGCGGCGATTGCGGCGGGCGTGGCGATCATCTATCAGGAACTGCATCTGGTGCCGGAACTGACGGTTGCCGAAAACCTGATGCTCGGCGCCCTGCCGAATCGTTTCGGCATACTGGACGAAAAAGCATTGGTAGCGCGCGCCGTGCGCGAGCTGGAACGACTCGGCGAAAAGATCGATCCGTCGCAGCAGGTGAAGAATCTCTCGATCGGCCAGCGGCAAATGATCGAAATCGGCAAGGCGCTAATGCGTGATGCACGCGTGATCGCGTTCGACGAACCGACCAGTTCGCTGTCGTCGCGTGAGACGACGCAACTGTTCCGGATCATTCGTGCGTTGAAGGCTGAAGGCCGCGCGATCATCTACGTCACGCATCGGATGGATGAAGTCTACGAACTGTGCGATCGCGTGACCGTGTTTCGCGACGGACGCCGCATCGATACGTTCGAGGCGGGTGAAGGACTCGATCGCGATCGCCTGATCAGTTGCATGGTCGGCCGTTCGATCGCCGATGTGTATGGCTATCGCTCGCGCGACCTCGGCGACGTGCAACTCGACGTCAAAGAATTGATGGGACGCGGCCTGCGCGAGCCGGCTTCTTTTACGGCACGCAAAGGCGAAATCGTCGGCTTCTTCGGGCTAGTCGGCGCGGGGCGCTCCGAGCTGATGAAGCTCATCTACGGCGCAGTCAAACCGGTTGCCGGCGAGATCACGCTCAAAGGCAAGCGCGTGCGCTTTGCTACGCCGCGCGACGCCGTGCGCGCGGGTGTGGCGCTGTGTCCTGAAGATCGCAAGCAGGAAGGCATCGTCTCCATCGCCTCGGTATCGGACAACCTCAACATCAGTTGCCGCCGCCATTTCAGCCGCTTCAATGTGCTCAATGGCCGCAAGGAAGCGCAGACCGCGAAAGAGTTCATCGGCAAGCTCGCGATTAAAACGCGCAATGGCGACACGCCGATCGGCACGCTTTCCGGCGGCAATCAGCAGAAGGTGATTCTGTCGCGCTGGCTCGCCGAAGACATCGACGTGTTCCTGATGGACGAACCCACGCGCGGCATCGACGTCGGCGCGCGCAGCGAGATTTACGGACTGCTGTATGGGCTCGCGGAAGCGGGCCGCACGGTGATCGTCGTGTCGAGCGATCTCGCCGAAGTGATCGGCGTGGCGGATCGCGTGATCGTGATGAAGGAAGGCCGCATCGTCGGCGATCTGCCCAAGGCGCAGGCCACGCCGGATGCGCTGATCAAGCTCGCCCTGCCCCGCTGACGCCAGCCGCATGCACACGGCAACACGAAGCCAACTGAATCGAATCGCGCCATAGAAACGGAATAAACATTATGCAGACACCCTCAACCGATTCTTCGACCCCAGCCGTCGCCTCAGCGGGTTTGAGCGCCCGCGCCGCGCGCACCTGGGACCTGGTCAACAAGTCCGGCATCGTGATGGTGTTCGTGATTCTGTTCGCGGCTTTGTCGTTTACCGTGCCAGATTTTTTAAGCTCGCGAAACATCCAGGGCTTGCTGCTCTCCGTCACGCTGATCGGTTCGATCTCCGTGACGATGATGTTCGTGCTCGCGCTCGGCGAAGTGGATTTGTCGGTGGCGTCGATCGTCGCGTTCGCGGGCGTGGTGGCGTCCACCTTGATCACCGCGACGCATAGCGTGATGCTCGGCGTCGCGGCCGGCGTGCTCGCGGGTGGCGCGGTCGGACTCGTCAACGGTGTGCTGGTCGCGCGCTACAAGATCAACTCGCTGATCGTCACGCTCGCCATGATGGAGGTCGTGCGCGGCCTCGCCTACATCACCTCGAACGGCGACGCCGTGATGATCTCCGAAGAGCGTTTCTTCGACCTTGGCGGCGGCGCGTTCCTCGGCATTTCGTATCCGATCTGGAGCAACATCGTCGGCTTCGTGCTGTTCGGCTTTTTGCTGAAGAAGACCGTGTTCGGCAAGAACGTGCTGGCCGTCGGCGGCAATAGCGAGGCAGCGTTGCTGGCGGGCTTGCCGGTGACGCGGATCAAGATCACAGTGTTCGTATTGCAGGGCCTCGTCACCGGTTTTGCAGGCGTGATGCTTGCGTCACGCATGAGTCTGGGCGACCCGAAGACTTCGGTTGGCCTCGAACTCGGCGTGATTTCCGCGTGCGTGCTCGGCGGCGTCTCGCTCACGGGCGGTGTCGCGACGATTTCCGGTGTGCTGGTCGGCGTGCTGATCATGGGCTCGGTGCAGGACGCCATGAGCCTGCTCAACGTGCCGACCTTTTACCAATACCTGATTCGCGGCGGGATCCTGCTGCTCGCGGTGCTGTTCGATCAGTACCGCCGCAGCAAACGCGTGCACTGACGCGCACCCCGCCCCCTACGTTTGCCAACAGGAGATTTCATGGCTGATTCGAACCAGACTAAAAAGCCGCTACGCAGCCAGGCGTGGTTCGGCCTCAAGGACCGCGACGGTTTTCTACATCGCTCGTGGATGAAAAACCAGGGCATCCCGCACGACGAATTCGACGGACGCCCGGTGATCGGCATTTGCAATACGTGGTCGGAACTGACGCCGTGCAATGCGCACTTTCGCGAGCTGGCGGAGTACGTGAAAAAAGGCGTGCATGAAGCGGGCGGCTTGCCGCTCGAGTTTCCCGTGATGTCGCTCGGCGAGACCAATTTGCGGCCCACGGCAATGCTGTTTCGCAACCTCGCCTCCATGGATGTCGAGGAGTCGATCCGCGGCAATCCCATGGACGGTGTGATTCTGCTGGTCGGCTGCGACAAGACCACGCCCGCGCTGCTGATGGGCGCGGCGTCGTGCAATCTGCCCGCGCTGGCCGTTTCTGGTGGCCCGATGCTCAATGGCCGGTTTCGCGGCAAGAACATTGGCTCGGGAACCGGTGTCTGGCAGATGTCGGAGGAAGTGCGCGCCGGCACAATGACGCAGGAAGAATTCACCGAAGCCGAGTCGTGCATGAACCGCTCGCGCGGCCACTGCATGACGATGGGCACGGCGTCGACGATGGCCTCGATGGTCGAATCGCTCGGCATGGGCTTGCCGCACAACGCGGCGATTCCCGCCGTCGATGCACGCCGCCAGGTGCTTGCGCATCTCGCGGGCCGGCGCATCGTCGACATGGTCCGCGAGGATCTGACGATGGACAAGATCCTCACGCGTCAGGCCTTTGAAAACGCGATCCGCACGAATGCGGCGATCGGTGGCTCGACCAATGCGGTCGTTCATCTGATCGCGCTGGCCAAGCGCATTGGCGTGGAGTTGTCGCTTGAAGATTGGGAGCTGGGTTCGAACGTGCCGTGTCTCGTGAATCTGCAACCGTCGGGCGAATATCTGATGGAGGACTTTTACTACGCGGGCGGCTTGCCGGCGGTGTTGAAGCAACTCGGCGAACAAGGCCTGCTGCATCGCGATGCGCTGACCGTGAACGGCAAGTCGATCTGGGACAACGTGCGCAACGCGCCGAATCACGACGAGAAGGTCATCACGACGTTCGCCGAGCCGTTCAAGCCGAAGGCCGGCATCGCGGTGCTCAAGGGCAACCTGGCGCCGAATGGCGCGGTGATCAAGCCGTCGGCGGCTACCGCGGCGTTGCTCAAGCATCGCGGCCGCGCGGTGGTGTTCGAGAACATCGAGGAACTGCACGCGAAGATCGACGACGAGTCGCTCGATATCGACGAGCATTGCATCATGGTGCTCAAGGGTGCAGGGCCGAAGGGGTATCCGGGCTTCGCGGAAGTCGGCAATATGCCGCTGCCGAAAAAGGTGCTGCAAAAAGGCATTACGGACATGGTGCGCATTTCCGACGGCCGCATGAGCGGCACGGCGTACGGCGCGGTGGTGCTGCACGTGTCGCCGGAAGCGGCAGCGGGCGGGCCGCTCGCGTTCGTGCAGACCGGCGACATGATCGAACTGGACGTCGAAGCACGCCGCCTGCATCTCGACGTCACCGACGAGGAACTCGCGCGCCGGCGCGCCGCATGGCAGGCGCCTGAGGCGCCGAAGCGCGGCTACTACAAGCTCTACGTCGAGCACGTGCTGCAAGCGGACCAGGGCGCGGATCTCGACTTCCTGGTGGGATCGAGCGGCGCTCCGGTGCCGCGCGATTCCCATTGATCGACACGGATTGGCACGTGACGCGCTAACGGTTGTTCCCTGCGCTTTGCGAGAAGGCGTACTGCCGATGCGGATCGAGACAATCCGCATCGGCTTTTTTCTGTCCGTTTCAAACCGAAGCAAACGGGCGCAAATAAAAACGGCCGGGCATTTTCACGCCCAGCCGATTTTTAACTCACACGTTCACCGCTTCCGGCTTATTAAGTCAGAGGACAGACGCGCGCAAAATCACATTCCGGCGTTCGCCGGAATGGACGGCGTTCAGCTTATTGCTTGATGAATCGATCGTTTGCCCAAAGGCCTTGCGTATCGCTATTACCGGAATTCACGAATTCGACGTCGTGGCCGACCACGCGGACGACGCGGAAGCTCGAGTTTTCCGGTGTGGAAACACATTGATATCCGGAGAAGAATTCCTGCATCTTTTGCTGTTCACCAGCCTGCGCATGCTGGTCGACTGCGTCGAGTTTATCCTTCGACAGGCAGCCATATGCGTTGGCCTTGAACTGGATGGTTTGCTGCGCCTTGATCATGACGTCTTGCGCCTGAACAGTAGCGGAAGCCAATCCCGCAATGGCGAAAACAACGGCGATTCGCATTTTCATATTTTCCTCCGGTGCGGGTGGATACTCAGGTTAGCTATGTATTTAACTTTAACTTTGAACCCGCATCTTGCACTTTAGGAGAACGCGAGAGAACGACAAGCACATCTTGTGTGCGGTCGCAACAGCGACGAATTGTCGCACCGTCCGTCGCACCTGCTTAATCGTTGAGCAACGGCTTAAATAGTCGTGATTGCAAGGGATAACTCAAAGACGGGCAGGGCACGCCGCTTTAACCAGTAAAGCTTTGCGGCGCGTATTCACGTAAACGAGAGGCACCAATTAAGTGATTTATTACAATTAATCCGTGCATTTGGTGCATTGCACACAAAGTCATTCAACTGACTAAAGCAAAATCACGAAATAACGGTGTGTTTGCAGAAGATAAAGAGTGCCAGGTTGACGAGCGGTGCGCGCGGGGTCAGCAAACGGCAGCCCGTGCGCGCCTCCGCGGAGTCAATCGACGCGTCGATTCGCCTCGAAGAACTCGGACTGGAACATGCACATCCGCAAGGCGTTGTGATAGCTGCCATTGCCAAAAAATTCCTCGATCAGTTCGGCTTCGTGCCTGAAGCCGCACTTTTCATAGACGTGAACCGCCGCCGTATTCGACTTGTCGACGATCAGATAGACCTTGCGCAAGTTCAACACCGAGAACGCATAGTCGGTTGCAAGCCGGGTGGCGAGGGTCGCGTAGCCGCGGCCTTGCGCATGCGGCGCGATGATGATCTGAAACTCGCCCCGTCGATGGATATAGTCCAGCTCGATCAATTCGACCACGCCGACGGTCTGCCCCCCGTTGTCGATCGCCACGAAACGCCGCTCGCGCAGATCGTGCACGTGCTGGTCGTAAAGCTGGGTCAGTTCCGAGAAGGTTTCGTACGGCTCCTCGAACCAGTAACGCATGATTTTCGCGTTGTTGTTCACTTCATGGACGAAGCGCAGATCGGTGCGCTCGAGCGGGCGCAACGTGAGTTCGCTGCTGCGTTCGGTCGTCATTGGATTCCCCTTGAGAATTATTGGTTTGAATGCGCCTGGTTTGTGCAGGCCTACGCGGTTTCCAGTTAGTCAGGGCGCCGTGCGAGGAGTTCTTGCATGCTCTCGTGCCCGTACGGGACTTTTTTTACGATAAGCCAGGCG
The nucleotide sequence above comes from Paraburkholderia aromaticivorans. Encoded proteins:
- the araG gene encoding L-arabinose ABC transporter ATP-binding protein AraG; amino-acid sequence: MTSSHTESHIAEAAPSPALASTEPYLRLDGITVRFPGVLALDQVSLEVRRGEVHGLMGENGAGKSTLLKVLSGVNQPAAGTLSLDGVEQQFITTKAAIAAGVAIIYQELHLVPELTVAENLMLGALPNRFGILDEKALVARAVRELERLGEKIDPSQQVKNLSIGQRQMIEIGKALMRDARVIAFDEPTSSLSSRETTQLFRIIRALKAEGRAIIYVTHRMDEVYELCDRVTVFRDGRRIDTFEAGEGLDRDRLISCMVGRSIADVYGYRSRDLGDVQLDVKELMGRGLREPASFTARKGEIVGFFGLVGAGRSELMKLIYGAVKPVAGEITLKGKRVRFATPRDAVRAGVALCPEDRKQEGIVSIASVSDNLNISCRRHFSRFNVLNGRKEAQTAKEFIGKLAIKTRNGDTPIGTLSGGNQQKVILSRWLAEDIDVFLMDEPTRGIDVGARSEIYGLLYGLAEAGRTVIVVSSDLAEVIGVADRVIVMKEGRIVGDLPKAQATPDALIKLALPR
- the araH gene encoding L-arabinose ABC transporter permease AraH → MQTPSTDSSTPAVASAGLSARAARTWDLVNKSGIVMVFVILFAALSFTVPDFLSSRNIQGLLLSVTLIGSISVTMMFVLALGEVDLSVASIVAFAGVVASTLITATHSVMLGVAAGVLAGGAVGLVNGVLVARYKINSLIVTLAMMEVVRGLAYITSNGDAVMISEERFFDLGGGAFLGISYPIWSNIVGFVLFGFLLKKTVFGKNVLAVGGNSEAALLAGLPVTRIKITVFVLQGLVTGFAGVMLASRMSLGDPKTSVGLELGVISACVLGGVSLTGGVATISGVLVGVLIMGSVQDAMSLLNVPTFYQYLIRGGILLLAVLFDQYRRSKRVH
- a CDS encoding IlvD/Edd family dehydratase — its product is MADSNQTKKPLRSQAWFGLKDRDGFLHRSWMKNQGIPHDEFDGRPVIGICNTWSELTPCNAHFRELAEYVKKGVHEAGGLPLEFPVMSLGETNLRPTAMLFRNLASMDVEESIRGNPMDGVILLVGCDKTTPALLMGAASCNLPALAVSGGPMLNGRFRGKNIGSGTGVWQMSEEVRAGTMTQEEFTEAESCMNRSRGHCMTMGTASTMASMVESLGMGLPHNAAIPAVDARRQVLAHLAGRRIVDMVREDLTMDKILTRQAFENAIRTNAAIGGSTNAVVHLIALAKRIGVELSLEDWELGSNVPCLVNLQPSGEYLMEDFYYAGGLPAVLKQLGEQGLLHRDALTVNGKSIWDNVRNAPNHDEKVITTFAEPFKPKAGIAVLKGNLAPNGAVIKPSAATAALLKHRGRAVVFENIEELHAKIDDESLDIDEHCIMVLKGAGPKGYPGFAEVGNMPLPKKVLQKGITDMVRISDGRMSGTAYGAVVLHVSPEAAAGGPLAFVQTGDMIELDVEARRLHLDVTDEELARRRAAWQAPEAPKRGYYKLYVEHVLQADQGADLDFLVGSSGAPVPRDSH
- the sap1 gene encoding surface attachment protein Sap1; amino-acid sequence: MKMRIAVVFAIAGLASATVQAQDVMIKAQQTIQFKANAYGCLSKDKLDAVDQHAQAGEQQKMQEFFSGYQCVSTPENSSFRVVRVVGHDVEFVNSGNSDTQGLWANDRFIKQ
- the speG gene encoding spermidine N1-acetyltransferase codes for the protein MTTERSSELTLRPLERTDLRFVHEVNNNAKIMRYWFEEPYETFSELTQLYDQHVHDLRERRFVAIDNGGQTVGVVELIELDYIHRRGEFQIIIAPHAQGRGYATLATRLATDYAFSVLNLRKVYLIVDKSNTAAVHVYEKCGFRHEAELIEEFFGNGSYHNALRMCMFQSEFFEANRRVD